A part of Silvimonas soli genomic DNA contains:
- a CDS encoding NAD(P)/FAD-dependent oxidoreductase has protein sequence MASPVVIVGAGLAGYNLAREFRKLDTETPLVVIAGDSADFYSKPMLSNALAGNKTAATLVMKSAEKMEAELDAVIYARTEVVGIEPEQRMLMLSDGQVQPYRDLVLAVGADPIRLRLGGDAADAVMSVNHLDDFAHFASKLDGVKRVAILGGGLIGCEFANDLLARGIEPVVIEAAATPLSRLLPAAAGEWFASKMAAAGVRFVFGAMAGSVSKVANGFEVELSTGERIEADLVLSAVGLRPNTSLAIAAGLTVERGVVVDRQLRSSDAHIYALGDCAEIESLNLPFVMPIMHAARALAQGLAGKDAMLRYPAMPVLVKTPACPTVVSPPAAGVAGEWQVLASEDGIDARFVASDGQLLGFALCGAATKERQTLLPQLPPVLG, from the coding sequence ATGGCTTCCCCTGTTGTCATTGTTGGTGCCGGTCTGGCTGGCTATAACCTGGCGCGAGAATTTCGCAAGCTGGATACCGAAACACCGCTGGTGGTGATTGCCGGGGACAGTGCGGATTTTTATTCCAAGCCGATGCTTTCCAACGCCCTGGCTGGCAACAAAACTGCTGCCACGCTGGTTATGAAGTCGGCAGAAAAAATGGAAGCCGAGCTTGATGCCGTCATTTACGCGCGTACCGAAGTCGTAGGGATTGAGCCCGAACAGCGCATGCTGATGCTGTCTGACGGGCAGGTGCAGCCGTATCGCGATCTGGTGCTGGCTGTCGGGGCTGACCCCATTCGTTTGCGCCTTGGCGGCGACGCTGCCGACGCGGTGATGTCGGTCAATCACCTGGACGACTTTGCCCACTTTGCCAGCAAGCTTGATGGCGTAAAACGCGTGGCTATTCTGGGTGGCGGTTTGATCGGCTGCGAGTTTGCCAATGATTTGCTGGCACGCGGGATAGAACCCGTGGTCATTGAGGCGGCTGCCACACCGCTATCGCGTTTGCTGCCAGCTGCGGCTGGCGAATGGTTTGCCAGTAAAATGGCAGCCGCTGGTGTGCGTTTTGTATTTGGCGCCATGGCGGGTAGCGTGTCCAAAGTGGCCAATGGTTTTGAAGTCGAACTCAGCACGGGCGAGCGTATCGAAGCTGATCTGGTGCTGTCCGCGGTTGGCTTGCGCCCGAACACCTCTCTGGCGATAGCTGCAGGGTTGACGGTTGAGCGTGGCGTGGTGGTAGATCGGCAACTGCGTTCCAGCGATGCACACATCTACGCTTTGGGCGATTGCGCCGAAATTGAGTCGCTCAATTTGCCGTTTGTGATGCCGATCATGCATGCCGCACGTGCACTGGCACAGGGGCTGGCTGGTAAGGATGCAATGTTGCGCTATCCGGCGATGCCGGTTCTGGTGAAAACACCAGCCTGCCCGACGGTGGTATCGCCGCCGGCGGCAGGCGTTGCAGGTGAGTGGCAGGTGCTGGCAAGCGAAGACGGGATTGATGCCCGATTTGTGGCAAGTGATGGCCAGTTGTTGGGATTCGCGCTGTGCGGTGCCGCTACTAAAGAAAGGCAGACGCTACTGCCGCAATTGCCGCCAGTGCTGGGCTGA
- a CDS encoding hydrogen peroxide-inducible genes activator, producing the protein MTLTELRYIVAVARERHFGRAANSCFVSQPTLSVAVKKLEDELGVTLFERAAGEVTLTPIGERVVEQAQRVLEEVQVVKQLAEQGKDPLAGALRLGIIYTISPYLLPHLIPHLREAAPQMQILLEENYTARLAEMLKQGEIDVAILAEPFHEPGIATQPVYDEPFVVATPKGHHWESHKTIDASMLAEENVLLLSPGNCFRDHVLQTCPDLNRESLPTGSLQRTLQGSSLTTIRHMVAGGIGVTVLPATSVTSADDSLLSIRPFSEPVPTRRVVLAWRRNFPRLAAVEAVRNAVLASHLPEVTFLQPELAVPVAA; encoded by the coding sequence GTGACTCTGACGGAATTGCGATATATCGTTGCTGTGGCTCGTGAACGCCATTTCGGGCGCGCGGCCAACAGCTGTTTTGTGTCGCAACCGACTTTGTCGGTGGCCGTCAAAAAGCTTGAAGACGAGCTGGGCGTTACGCTGTTCGAGCGCGCTGCTGGCGAAGTCACGCTGACACCAATTGGCGAGCGCGTGGTTGAACAGGCGCAGCGGGTGCTGGAAGAAGTGCAGGTGGTCAAGCAGCTGGCCGAGCAAGGTAAAGACCCGCTGGCTGGCGCATTGCGGCTGGGCATTATCTACACCATCAGCCCTTATCTGTTACCGCACTTGATTCCGCATTTGCGTGAAGCCGCACCACAAATGCAGATCTTGCTGGAAGAAAACTACACCGCTCGATTGGCGGAAATGCTCAAGCAGGGTGAGATTGACGTCGCCATCCTCGCTGAGCCGTTCCACGAGCCAGGCATCGCGACGCAACCGGTTTATGACGAGCCCTTCGTGGTGGCTACACCTAAAGGGCATCACTGGGAAAGCCATAAGACGATTGATGCATCCATGCTGGCTGAAGAAAACGTGCTGCTGCTTTCGCCGGGTAATTGCTTCCGCGATCACGTACTGCAAACCTGCCCGGACCTGAATCGTGAAAGCCTGCCCACCGGCAGTCTGCAGCGCACGTTGCAGGGCTCTTCGCTGACCACGATCCGGCATATGGTTGCCGGCGGGATCGGCGTGACCGTTTTGCCGGCTACATCCGTGACCTCGGCGGACGATTCATTATTAAGCATCCGGCCGTTTTCCGAGCCGGTGCCGACGCGGCGGGTGGTGCTGGCCTGGCGACGCAACTTTCCGCGTCTGGCGGCGGTTGAGGCGGTGCGTAACGCCGTACTGGCCAGCCATCTGCCAGAGGTCACGTTTCTGCAGCCGGAACTAGCGGTGCCTGTCGCCGCTTGA
- a CDS encoding disulfide bond formation protein B, giving the protein MYFRWRLGFLALAVLCAGSIGYALYLQYHEFLSPCPLCIFQRVGIISFGLVSLLAALFPLRRATWFWPALLTLVGLAGASVSARQVYLQYFLTDKSSLGSCGPGLEYMLDNQPWLQVFRSVLVGHGECAVIDWKFLGLSLPCWTLVMFLGLIVAAWLIRSWQGARK; this is encoded by the coding sequence ATGTATTTTCGCTGGCGACTTGGCTTTCTTGCTCTGGCTGTGCTCTGTGCGGGCTCCATCGGTTATGCGTTGTATTTGCAATATCACGAATTTTTGAGCCCTTGCCCGCTGTGTATTTTCCAGCGCGTGGGGATTATCTCGTTTGGCTTGGTTTCGTTACTGGCCGCGCTTTTTCCGTTGCGCCGGGCCACCTGGTTCTGGCCCGCTTTGCTCACGCTGGTTGGCTTGGCCGGGGCCAGTGTTTCGGCAAGACAAGTCTATCTGCAGTATTTTCTGACCGATAAGTCGTCGTTGGGTTCGTGCGGCCCTGGCCTGGAATATATGCTGGATAACCAGCCGTGGCTGCAGGTGTTCCGTTCGGTGCTGGTGGGTCACGGCGAATGCGCGGTGATCGACTGGAAGTTCTTGGGTTTGAGCCTGCCATGCTGGACGCTGGTGATGTTCCTGGGTCTGATCGTGGCAGCATGGTTGATTCGTAGCTGGCAAGGAGCCCGCAAGTGA